One window from the genome of Pseudomonas fluorescens encodes:
- a CDS encoding carboxyl transferase domain-containing protein — protein sequence MATLHTQLNPRSPEFIANREAMLGHVEALRTLLAQIRQGGGLKAQERHTSRGKLLPRERINRLLDPGSPFLEISPLAAHDVYGEDVPAAGVIAGIGRVEGVECMIVANDATVKGGSYYPLTVKKHLRAQTIAQQNRLPCIYLVDSGGANLPRQDEVFPDREHFGRIFFNQANMSAQGIPQIAVVMGSCTAGGAYVPAMADEAIMVRQQATIFLAGPPLVKAATGEVVSAEDLGGADVHCKISGVADHYADSDEHALALARRSVANLNWRKLGELQQRQPIAPLYSSDELYGVVSADAKQPFDVREVIARLVDGSVFNEFKALFGTTLVCGFAHLHGYPVAILANNGILFAEAAQKGAHFIELACQRGIPLLFLQNITGFMVGQKYEAGGIAKHGAKLVTAVACAKVPKFTVIIGGSFGAGNYGMCGRAYDPRFLWMWPNARIGVMGAEQAAGVLVQVKREQAERSGHPFSAEQEAEIKQPILDQYEEQGHPYYSSARLWDDGVIDPAQTRDVLGLALSASLNAPIEPSRFGVFRM from the coding sequence ATGGCCACGCTGCACACTCAGCTCAACCCGCGTTCGCCGGAGTTCATCGCCAACCGCGAGGCGATGCTCGGACACGTCGAGGCCCTGCGCACCCTGCTCGCGCAAATCCGCCAGGGCGGCGGCCTCAAGGCCCAGGAGCGGCACACCTCGCGGGGCAAGTTGCTACCCCGTGAACGCATCAACCGGCTGCTGGATCCGGGCTCGCCGTTTTTGGAAATCAGCCCATTGGCGGCCCACGACGTCTATGGCGAAGACGTGCCGGCGGCCGGCGTGATTGCCGGCATCGGCCGCGTGGAAGGCGTCGAATGCATGATTGTCGCCAACGACGCGACGGTCAAAGGTGGCTCCTACTATCCACTGACGGTGAAAAAACACCTGCGCGCCCAGACCATTGCCCAGCAGAATCGCCTGCCGTGCATTTACCTGGTGGATTCCGGCGGCGCCAACCTGCCGCGCCAGGATGAAGTGTTCCCGGACCGCGAGCACTTCGGCCGGATATTCTTCAACCAGGCCAACATGAGTGCCCAGGGCATCCCGCAGATCGCCGTGGTCATGGGTTCCTGCACCGCCGGCGGTGCCTATGTGCCGGCCATGGCGGACGAGGCGATCATGGTCCGCCAGCAGGCGACGATTTTCCTCGCCGGCCCACCCTTGGTGAAAGCCGCCACCGGCGAGGTGGTCAGTGCCGAAGACCTGGGCGGTGCCGATGTGCACTGCAAGATCTCCGGCGTGGCGGATCACTATGCCGACAGCGACGAACATGCCTTGGCCCTGGCCCGACGCAGCGTGGCCAACCTCAACTGGCGCAAACTCGGTGAGCTGCAGCAACGCCAACCCATCGCCCCGCTGTATTCGAGTGACGAGCTGTACGGTGTGGTGTCGGCCGATGCCAAGCAGCCGTTCGATGTGCGGGAGGTGATCGCGCGACTGGTGGACGGTTCGGTGTTCAATGAGTTCAAGGCGCTGTTCGGCACGACCCTGGTGTGTGGTTTCGCTCATTTGCATGGCTACCCGGTCGCGATCCTGGCCAACAATGGCATCCTCTTCGCCGAGGCGGCGCAGAAAGGCGCGCACTTCATCGAACTGGCGTGTCAGCGCGGGATCCCGCTGCTGTTCCTGCAGAACATCACCGGTTTCATGGTCGGGCAGAAATACGAAGCCGGCGGCATCGCCAAACATGGCGCCAAACTGGTGACCGCGGTGGCCTGCGCCAAAGTGCCGAAATTCACCGTGATCATCGGCGGCAGTTTCGGCGCGGGTAACTACGGCATGTGCGGCCGCGCCTATGACCCGCGATTCCTGTGGATGTGGCCAAACGCGCGGATTGGCGTGATGGGTGCCGAGCAGGCGGCCGGCGTGCTGGTGCAGGTCAAGCGTGAACAGGCCGAACGCAGCGGCCACCCCTTCAGCGCCGAGCAGGAAGCCGAGATCAAGCAGCCGATCCTCGATCAGTACGAAGAACAGGGGCACCCCTACTATTCCAGCGCGCGACTGTGGGACGACGGCGTCATCGACCCGGCCCAGACCCGCGATGTATTGGGCCTGGCCTTGTCCGCGTCACTGAACGCGCCTATCGAACCGAGCCGCTTCGGCGTGTTCCGGATGTAA
- a CDS encoding isovaleryl-CoA dehydrogenase: MSYPSLNFALGETIDMLRDQVQAFVKAELAPRAAQIDIDNLFPADMWRKFGDMGLLGITVPEEYGGAGLGYLAHVVAMEEISRGSASVALSYGAHSNLCVNQINRNGNHEQKTKYLPKLISGEHIGALAMSEPNAGSDVVSMKLRADKRGDHYVLNGSKTWITNGPDANTYVIYAKTDLEKGPHGITAFIVERDWKGFSRSNKFDKLGMRGSNTCELFFDDVEVPEENILGALNGGVKVLMSGLDYERVVLSGGPTGIMQACMDLIVPYIHDRKQFGQSIGEFQLIQGKVADMYTQLNASRAYLYAVAQACERGETTRKDAAGVILYSAERATQMALDAIQILGGNGYINEFPAGRLLRDAKLYEIGAGTSEIRRMLIGRELFNETR, from the coding sequence ATGAGCTACCCATCCCTGAACTTTGCCCTCGGCGAAACCATCGACATGTTGCGCGACCAGGTGCAGGCCTTCGTCAAGGCCGAGCTGGCCCCCCGGGCAGCGCAGATCGATATCGACAACCTGTTTCCCGCCGACATGTGGCGCAAGTTCGGTGACATGGGCCTGCTGGGCATCACCGTACCGGAAGAATACGGCGGCGCTGGCCTGGGCTACCTGGCCCACGTGGTGGCGATGGAAGAAATCAGCCGCGGCTCGGCCTCGGTCGCCCTCTCCTACGGTGCCCACTCCAACCTCTGCGTGAACCAGATCAACCGCAACGGCAATCACGAACAGAAAACCAAGTACCTGCCCAAGCTGATCAGCGGCGAACACATCGGCGCCCTGGCGATGAGCGAACCGAACGCCGGCTCCGACGTGGTTTCGATGAAACTGCGAGCCGACAAGCGTGGCGACCATTACGTGCTCAACGGCAGCAAGACCTGGATCACCAACGGCCCCGATGCCAACACCTACGTGATCTATGCCAAGACCGACCTGGAAAAGGGACCTCACGGCATCACCGCCTTCATCGTCGAGCGCGACTGGAAAGGCTTCAGCCGCAGCAACAAATTCGACAAGCTCGGCATGCGCGGTTCCAACACATGCGAGCTGTTTTTCGATGACGTCGAGGTGCCGGAAGAAAACATCCTCGGCGCGCTCAACGGTGGCGTAAAAGTCCTGATGAGCGGCCTCGACTACGAACGCGTGGTGCTGTCCGGCGGCCCGACCGGGATCATGCAGGCCTGCATGGACCTGATCGTGCCCTACATCCACGACCGCAAACAGTTCGGCCAGAGCATCGGCGAATTCCAGCTGATCCAGGGCAAGGTCGCGGACATGTACACCCAACTCAACGCTAGCCGCGCCTACCTGTATGCGGTGGCCCAGGCTTGCGAGCGCGGTGAAACCACCCGCAAGGACGCCGCCGGGGTGATCCTCTACAGCGCCGAACGCGCCACGCAAATGGCCCTCGACGCCATCCAGATCCTGGGGGGCAATGGCTACATCAATGAATTCCCCGCCGGTCGTCTGCTGCGTGACGCCAAGCTGTACGAAATCGGTGCCGGCACCAGTGAGATTCGTCGGATGTTGATTGGCCGCGAACTGTTCAACGAAACCCGCTAA